The proteins below are encoded in one region of Megasphaera vaginalis (ex Bordigoni et al. 2020):
- a CDS encoding Lrp/AsnC family transcriptional regulator has translation MDHIDESILGILKKNGKASATEISKVVGLSIPAVAERIRKMEHNSIIEGYGAKISRRKTGYNVTAFIMVNVERNGNDDEFRSKILSFPQVLECHHIVGAFDYLLKVLVKTPDELEQFLMAQLNEIPMVTSSQTFMCLSTVKEEWNV, from the coding sequence ATGGATCATATTGATGAAAGTATTTTAGGCATTTTAAAGAAGAACGGTAAAGCGTCCGCTACGGAAATCAGCAAAGTAGTCGGCCTTTCCATTCCTGCTGTTGCCGAACGTATTCGTAAGATGGAGCACAACTCGATTATCGAGGGATATGGCGCTAAGATCAGCCGGCGTAAGACAGGCTACAATGTGACGGCGTTTATTATGGTGAATGTTGAACGGAACGGTAACGACGACGAATTTCGTTCTAAAATACTGTCGTTTCCGCAGGTACTGGAGTGCCATCACATTGTCGGCGCTTTTGATTATTTATTGAAGGTGCTGGTTAAAACGCCTGATGAGTTGGAGCAGTTTTTGATGGCGCAATTGAACGAGATACCGATGGTTACGTCATCACAGACATTTATGTGCCTTTCTACAGTGAAAGAAGAATGGAACGTGTAA
- a CDS encoding FAD:protein FMN transferase, with product MNWKRRVILIGMAAFLVIVNCSGCSLRPEQSYDKSGIAMDTTISLRASGKEAKDAVEESYAKIEELDRLASAQNPQSDVSKINQHAGLDYVQVDPAVYTMIAFAKAYSEKTNGTWDITIGTISQLWGIGTDHARVPDDEEIRAALALVNYHDILLRPEDNSVKLAKKGMYIDLGGIAKGYAVDEVRKIYDAHRIKNGLINLGASSMYGAGHNSKGKTWKIGIKHPRADEPDRYLGIVSVSDTYVSTSGDYERFFEKDGVRYHHIFDPQTGRPAGSGVMSDTIIVRNDIPHAGMLSDMLTTIVFIAGPEKGMALIRSMEGVECEITGTDGTVYMTEGFKKDFSDLDRDFNLEQ from the coding sequence ATGAACTGGAAGCGACGCGTTATACTGATCGGTATGGCAGCGTTCCTGGTTATCGTAAACTGCTCCGGATGCTCTTTGCGTCCGGAGCAGTCTTATGATAAAAGCGGGATTGCCATGGATACGACTATTTCCTTGCGGGCCAGCGGTAAGGAAGCCAAGGACGCTGTGGAAGAAAGTTATGCGAAGATAGAAGAATTAGATCGTCTGGCCAGCGCCCAGAATCCGCAGAGCGACGTCAGCAAAATCAATCAGCATGCCGGACTCGATTATGTTCAGGTTGATCCTGCTGTATATACGATGATTGCTTTTGCCAAAGCGTATTCGGAAAAAACGAACGGAACTTGGGATATTACGATCGGAACGATTTCGCAGTTATGGGGAATCGGCACCGACCATGCGCGTGTTCCCGATGATGAAGAAATCCGAGCGGCTCTTGCCCTTGTCAATTATCACGATATCTTGCTCCGGCCCGAGGATAACAGTGTAAAACTGGCGAAAAAGGGCATGTACATTGATTTAGGCGGGATTGCCAAAGGATATGCCGTTGACGAAGTTCGAAAAATATATGATGCACATCGGATTAAGAACGGGCTGATTAATTTAGGCGCCAGTTCTATGTACGGCGCAGGTCATAACTCAAAGGGGAAAACTTGGAAAATCGGTATCAAGCATCCACGCGCCGATGAACCGGATCGCTACCTGGGCATCGTATCGGTCTCGGATACATATGTGTCCACCTCCGGGGATTATGAACGCTTTTTTGAAAAAGATGGCGTTCGTTATCATCATATTTTTGACCCGCAAACGGGCCGTCCGGCCGGCAGCGGTGTCATGAGCGACACGATTATTGTCCGTAACGACATTCCTCATGCCGGTATGCTCAGCGACATGTTGACGACGATCGTCTTTATTGCCGGGCCGGAAAAAGGGATGGCGCTCATTCGCTCTATGGAAGGCGTTGAATGTGAGATCACCGGTACGGACGGGACTGTTTATATGACAGAGGGATTCAAAAAAGATTTTTCGGACTTGGATAGGGATTTTAATTTAGAACAATAA